In Cystobacter fuscus DSM 2262, one DNA window encodes the following:
- a CDS encoding ATPase domain-containing protein has product MSGSDTDDSGQPPRDERVESGIPRLDFILKGGFKQGGIYALMGPPGSGKTILVNQLCFNHIDKSEGRCVYMTLLIESHAKMLRHLASLSFFRLEEIPENLYYISGYKVVRDQGFSGLLELIRGTLRERKATVFVIDGMESAEQFAPTAQAYGEFVHSLQALASLLGCTTFLVSNVRDRTHTENALVDGVVELSDRLIGPRAVRELTVHKFRGSDYLRGRHEVEISSDGISIHPRTEVQFAHPGPSSRESRLRMAFGLPRFDEMLGGGLLSGSTTALVGSPGTGKTLLGLSFLVEGARRGQRGTYFGFYEPPPRLMEKAEEVGIPLGRYVRDGSISLEWQPPLEHLMDSLAEQLLEKVRAESTRERRRLFIDGAEGFRAAAVYPERVPIFLSALTNQLRSLDITTVITDELELFQSELVLPTPELANVAESVVLLRYVELRSQIYRLLSVMKMRESRYDTSLREFHITPGGIDVAESFQSAESILSGLGRVREAHGMIRPNKAPKKKGAGTLKPAGKKRARPSGRGR; this is encoded by the coding sequence ATGAGTGGATCCGACACGGACGATTCGGGGCAGCCCCCGCGCGACGAGCGCGTCGAGAGCGGCATTCCCCGCCTGGATTTCATCCTCAAGGGGGGCTTCAAACAGGGCGGCATCTACGCGCTGATGGGCCCGCCCGGCAGTGGCAAGACGATCCTCGTCAACCAGCTGTGCTTCAACCACATCGACAAGAGCGAGGGGCGGTGCGTCTACATGACGCTGCTCATCGAGTCGCACGCGAAGATGCTGCGCCACCTCGCGTCGTTGAGCTTCTTCCGGTTGGAGGAGATCCCCGAGAATCTCTACTACATCAGCGGCTACAAGGTGGTGCGGGACCAGGGCTTCAGCGGGCTCCTGGAACTCATCCGCGGCACGCTGCGCGAGCGCAAGGCCACCGTCTTCGTCATCGATGGCATGGAGAGCGCGGAGCAGTTCGCCCCCACCGCCCAGGCCTATGGCGAGTTCGTGCACTCCCTCCAGGCGCTCGCCAGCCTCCTGGGGTGCACCACGTTCCTCGTCTCCAACGTGCGCGATCGCACGCACACGGAGAACGCCCTGGTCGACGGCGTCGTCGAGCTGTCGGATCGGCTCATCGGCCCGCGGGCGGTGCGCGAGCTGACGGTGCACAAGTTCCGGGGCAGCGACTACCTCCGGGGCCGTCACGAGGTGGAGATCTCCTCGGACGGCATCTCCATCCATCCCCGGACCGAGGTGCAGTTCGCCCATCCGGGCCCCTCTTCCCGCGAGTCGCGTCTGCGCATGGCCTTCGGCCTGCCCCGCTTCGACGAGATGCTCGGGGGAGGGCTGCTCTCGGGGTCCACCACCGCGCTCGTGGGCTCGCCCGGCACGGGCAAGACGCTGCTCGGACTCTCCTTCCTGGTGGAGGGGGCCCGGCGGGGTCAGCGGGGCACGTACTTCGGCTTCTATGAGCCTCCCCCCCGCCTCATGGAGAAGGCCGAGGAGGTGGGCATCCCCCTGGGGCGCTACGTCCGGGACGGCAGCATCTCGCTGGAGTGGCAGCCTCCACTCGAGCACCTCATGGACTCGCTGGCCGAGCAGCTCCTGGAGAAGGTCCGGGCCGAGTCGACCAGGGAGCGCCGGCGCCTGTTCATCGACGGGGCCGAGGGCTTTCGCGCCGCGGCGGTCTACCCGGAGCGCGTCCCCATCTTCCTGTCGGCGCTCACCAACCAGCTGCGCTCCCTGGACATCACCACCGTCATCACCGACGAGCTGGAGCTGTTCCAGTCCGAGCTGGTGCTGCCCACCCCCGAGCTGGCCAACGTGGCGGAGTCCGTGGTGCTGCTGCGCTACGTGGAGTTGCGCTCGCAGATCTACCGGCTCCTGTCCGTCATGAAGATGCGCGAGAGCCGCTACGACACCTCGCTGCGCGAGTTCCACATCACCCCCGGCGGCATCGACGTGGCCGAGTCCTTCCAGAGCGCCGAGTCCATCCTCAGCGGGCTCGGGCGCGTGCGGGAGGCGCATGGGATGATCAGGCCCAACAAGGCCCCGAAGAAGAAGGGAGCGGGGACCCTCAAGCCGGCGGGCAAGAAGCGCGCGCGGCCCTCGGGGAGGGGCCGTTGA
- a CDS encoding response regulator: MKTILVVEDEFDVQQVVADVLKDEGYEVSVCGSGAEALRRLSESRPDVVLLDVMLPVLSGLQVLEVMRKTPGLDRVPVILMSEAIPRIAQSWQLFLKKPFRLEQLLDAVNRVSSPDGRG; this comes from the coding sequence TTGAAGACCATCCTGGTCGTCGAGGACGAGTTCGACGTGCAGCAGGTCGTCGCCGACGTGCTGAAGGACGAGGGCTATGAGGTGTCCGTGTGCGGCTCCGGCGCCGAGGCGCTGCGGCGCCTGAGCGAGTCCCGCCCGGATGTCGTCCTCCTGGACGTGATGCTTCCCGTGCTCTCCGGCCTCCAGGTGCTGGAGGTGATGCGCAAGACGCCGGGCCTGGACCGGGTGCCCGTCATCCTCATGAGCGAGGCCATTCCCAGGATCGCCCAGTCCTGGCAGCTCTTCCTCAAGAAGCCCTTCCGGCTCGAGCAGCTCCTGGACGCGGTCAACCGCGTGTCCTCCCCGGATGGGCGGGGCTGA
- a CDS encoding serine/threonine-protein kinase: MAQVYRGLHEMLQREVAIKEMLADPLRDKESVSRFRREALALAAFRHQNIVTLYDLVEKNDVLFMVMEYVDGPTLHELIKEGALPPEVGAAVGARIADALEHAHFRRIIHRDLKPANVMLTKAGDVKLMDFGVAKDVGLEALTAQGMAVGTPSYMSPEQVTGAPIDGRTDLFSLGVLMYESLAGQRPFLGRNAGEVFARIREGAFKPLHKVAPQVPKALADIIHRALRVKPEERYPNAAAMRRDLEAFLSPRLGMSCEAFLVGFLRHREKLTESEALAHLTQEELGVAGNLAKESAPVRPWKRWLAAFAIAAGGVGAGLLSTQSYWMELVQRLSVR, translated from the coding sequence ATGGCCCAGGTGTACCGAGGGCTGCACGAGATGCTGCAGCGCGAGGTGGCCATCAAGGAGATGCTCGCGGACCCGCTGAGGGACAAGGAGTCCGTGTCGCGCTTCCGCCGCGAGGCGCTCGCGCTCGCCGCCTTCCGTCACCAGAACATCGTCACCCTGTACGATCTGGTGGAGAAGAACGACGTGCTCTTCATGGTGATGGAGTACGTGGATGGGCCCACGCTGCACGAGCTCATCAAGGAGGGCGCGCTGCCCCCCGAGGTGGGTGCCGCGGTGGGGGCGCGCATCGCCGACGCGCTGGAGCACGCCCACTTCCGCCGCATCATCCACCGCGACCTGAAGCCCGCCAACGTGATGCTCACCAAGGCGGGGGACGTGAAGCTGATGGACTTCGGCGTGGCCAAGGACGTGGGCCTGGAGGCGCTCACCGCGCAGGGCATGGCGGTGGGAACGCCCTCGTACATGTCCCCCGAGCAGGTGACGGGGGCGCCCATCGACGGACGCACGGACCTGTTCTCCCTCGGGGTGCTGATGTACGAGTCGCTCGCCGGGCAGCGCCCCTTCCTGGGCCGCAACGCGGGCGAGGTGTTCGCCCGCATCCGCGAGGGCGCCTTCAAGCCGCTGCACAAGGTGGCGCCCCAGGTGCCCAAGGCGCTGGCGGACATCATCCACCGCGCCCTGCGCGTGAAGCCCGAGGAGCGCTACCCCAACGCCGCCGCCATGCGCCGCGACCTGGAGGCCTTCCTGTCGCCTCGTCTGGGCATGTCCTGCGAGGCCTTCCTCGTGGGCTTCCTGCGCCACCGCGAGAAGCTCACCGAGAGCGAGGCGCTGGCCCACCTCACCCAGGAGGAGCTGGGCGTGGCGGGCAATCTCGCCAAGGAGTCGGCACCCGTGCGGCCGTGGAAGCGCTGGCTCGCCGCCTTCGCCATTGCCGCCGGAGGGGTGGGGGCTGGACTGCTGTCCACCCAATCCTATTGGATGGAGCTCGTGCAGCGGCTCTCCGTCCGCTGA